One Amycolatopsis tolypomycina DNA segment encodes these proteins:
- a CDS encoding SAV_915 family protein, which translates to MTNPNLPPALYLPTGPVSAETEGASIELRRTPDGRTALVAFTALDRLIDCCGEHQPWVLVNTEHLPKVHKANPYDVIVLDSPLPEELRHHV; encoded by the coding sequence GTGACGAACCCGAACCTCCCGCCCGCCCTGTACCTCCCGACCGGCCCGGTCAGCGCCGAGACCGAAGGCGCGTCGATCGAGCTGCGCCGCACGCCCGACGGCCGCACCGCGCTGGTCGCCTTCACCGCGCTCGACCGGCTGATCGACTGCTGCGGCGAGCACCAGCCGTGGGTGCTGGTGAACACCGAGCACCTGCCGAAGGTCCACAAGGCGAACCCGTACGACGTGATCGTGCTCGACTCGCCGCTGCCCGAGGAGCTCCGGCACCACGTCTGA
- a CDS encoding acetyl/propionyl/methylcrotonyl-CoA carboxylase subunit alpha codes for MAEQVGETTGGPVTKILVANRGEIAVRVIRAAKDAGLASVAVYADPDRDAPHVRLADEAFALGGTTAAESYLNFDKILDAAKRSGADSVHPGYGFLSENADFAQAVLDAALTWIGPSPQAIRDLGDKVTARHIAMRAGAPLVPGTKEPVKDATEIVAFADEHGLPVAIKAAFGGGGRGLKVARTREEIPELFESATREAVAAFGRGECFVERYLDKPRHVEAQVLADMHGNAIVVGTRDCSLQRRHQKLVEEAPAPFLSDEQRKRIHESAKAICKEAGYYGAGTVEYLVAVDGTISFLEVNTRLQVEHPVSEETTGLDLVREMFRIARGEPLRITSDPEPRGHSIEFRINGEDAGRGFLPAPGTVTKFVAPSGPGVRVDSGVESGSVIGGQFDSMLAKLIVTGSDRNNALERSRRALDEMVVEGMATVLPFDRVIVNDPAFIGDETGFSVHTRWIETEFDNKIEPFVAPDVEAAEEEPRQNVVVEVGGRRLEVSLPGGFALEGGGGGGTAVKAKPRKRAGGTKAAVSGDAVTAPMQGTIVKVAVEEGQTVEAGELIVVLEAMKMENPVTAHKAGTVTGLSVEVGAAVTQGTQLLEIK; via the coding sequence GTGGCCGAGCAGGTCGGCGAAACCACGGGTGGTCCGGTGACCAAGATCCTGGTCGCCAACCGTGGCGAAATCGCGGTACGCGTCATCAGAGCCGCGAAGGACGCTGGCCTGGCCAGTGTCGCGGTGTACGCCGACCCGGACCGAGACGCGCCACACGTCCGCCTGGCCGACGAGGCCTTCGCGCTCGGCGGCACCACCGCTGCCGAGAGCTACCTCAACTTCGACAAGATCCTCGACGCCGCCAAGCGGTCGGGCGCCGACTCGGTGCACCCGGGCTACGGCTTCCTCTCCGAGAACGCGGACTTCGCCCAGGCCGTCCTCGACGCCGCGCTGACTTGGATCGGGCCGAGCCCGCAGGCCATCCGCGACCTCGGCGACAAGGTCACCGCGCGCCACATCGCCATGCGCGCCGGCGCACCGCTGGTGCCGGGCACGAAGGAGCCGGTCAAGGACGCCACCGAGATCGTCGCGTTCGCCGACGAGCACGGCCTGCCGGTGGCCATCAAGGCCGCGTTCGGCGGCGGTGGGCGCGGCCTCAAGGTCGCCCGCACCCGCGAGGAGATCCCGGAGCTGTTCGAGTCGGCCACGCGCGAGGCGGTCGCCGCGTTCGGCCGCGGCGAATGCTTCGTCGAGCGGTACCTGGACAAGCCGCGGCACGTCGAGGCCCAGGTGCTGGCCGACATGCACGGCAACGCGATCGTCGTCGGCACCCGCGACTGCTCGCTGCAGCGGCGGCACCAGAAGCTCGTCGAGGAGGCGCCCGCGCCGTTCCTGAGCGACGAGCAGCGCAAGCGCATCCACGAGTCGGCGAAGGCGATCTGCAAGGAAGCCGGGTACTACGGCGCCGGCACGGTCGAGTACCTCGTCGCCGTCGACGGCACGATCTCGTTCCTCGAGGTCAACACCCGGCTGCAGGTCGAGCACCCGGTGTCGGAGGAAACCACCGGCCTCGACCTCGTCCGCGAGATGTTCCGCATCGCGCGCGGCGAGCCGCTGCGGATCACCTCCGACCCCGAGCCGCGCGGCCACTCCATCGAGTTCCGCATCAACGGCGAGGACGCCGGCCGCGGCTTCCTGCCCGCGCCGGGCACGGTGACGAAGTTCGTCGCGCCGAGCGGCCCGGGCGTGCGCGTCGACTCCGGTGTCGAGTCCGGCAGCGTGATCGGCGGGCAGTTCGACTCGATGCTGGCCAAGCTGATCGTCACCGGCTCGGACCGCAACAACGCACTGGAGCGCAGCCGCCGCGCGCTCGACGAGATGGTCGTCGAGGGCATGGCGACGGTGCTGCCGTTCGACCGCGTGATCGTCAACGACCCGGCGTTCATCGGCGACGAAACCGGCTTCAGCGTGCACACGCGCTGGATCGAGACGGAGTTCGACAACAAGATCGAGCCGTTCGTGGCGCCGGACGTCGAGGCCGCCGAAGAGGAACCGCGGCAGAACGTCGTGGTCGAGGTCGGCGGGCGCCGGCTCGAGGTGTCGCTGCCGGGCGGGTTCGCGCTCGAAGGCGGCGGCGGGGGCGGCACCGCCGTCAAGGCGAAGCCGCGCAAGCGCGCCGGCGGCACCAAGGCGGCGGTCAGCGGCGACGCCGTCACGGCGCCGATGCAGGGCACGATCGTGAAGGTGGCCGTCGAAGAGGGCCAGACGGTCGAAGCCGGTGAGCTGATCGTCGTCCTCGAGGCGATGAAGATGGAGAACCCGGTCACCGCGCACAAAGCGGGCACCGTCACCGGGCTTTCGGTCGAGGTCGGCGCCGCCGTGACGCAGGGCACACAGCTGCTGGAGATCAAGTAG
- a CDS encoding DUF1707 SHOCT-like domain-containing protein: protein MTEVPSPQLRISDQNRESALSALGEHMTAGRLDIDEYGERSARITAAKTRGELGEIFADLPAPHPAYEDVPQAVAAPEPAAPAPRPSGTPENWSPPQRFVAAIFPLTLIAAIALIATGTVGWAIIFLPIGVGVFGKAMWGHGWNHDQRHRDRHERHVRDRQRRRELRDSYRRELGR from the coding sequence GTGACCGAAGTCCCGTCTCCGCAGCTGCGGATCAGCGACCAGAACCGTGAGTCCGCGCTGTCCGCCCTCGGGGAGCACATGACCGCGGGACGGCTCGACATCGACGAGTACGGCGAGCGCTCGGCCCGGATCACCGCGGCCAAGACCCGCGGCGAGCTCGGCGAGATCTTCGCGGACCTGCCGGCGCCGCACCCGGCGTACGAAGACGTCCCCCAGGCCGTCGCGGCGCCTGAGCCGGCTGCGCCCGCGCCCCGGCCGTCGGGGACTCCCGAAAACTGGTCGCCGCCGCAGCGGTTCGTCGCCGCGATCTTTCCGCTGACCCTCATCGCCGCGATTGCGTTGATCGCCACCGGCACGGTCGGGTGGGCGATCATCTTCCTGCCGATCGGTGTCGGCGTCTTCGGCAAGGCGATGTGGGGGCACGGCTGGAACCACGACCAGCGCCACCGCGACCGCCACGAGCGGCACGTGCGCGACCGGCAACGCCGCCGCGAGCTGCGCGACTCCTACCGGCGCGAGCTGGGTCGCTGA
- a CDS encoding DUF1707 SHOCT-like domain-containing protein — protein MGDMRLSDAERQDALDVLEEHVRTGRLDIDEYGARTAKVTAAKRVSELIPLFDDLPSPRPSALLNGAAAPGVPVMSGESPLAGFLTRSAVPIAIVLAIVVLILSRGRLLIISVALPLVVAAIAGMRRRRS, from the coding sequence GTGGGCGACATGCGGTTGAGCGACGCCGAACGCCAGGACGCCCTGGACGTTCTCGAAGAGCACGTCCGCACCGGACGGCTCGACATCGACGAGTACGGCGCCCGGACCGCGAAGGTCACCGCGGCCAAGCGGGTCAGCGAGCTCATCCCACTGTTCGACGACCTGCCCTCGCCCCGCCCGAGCGCGTTGCTGAACGGCGCGGCCGCTCCCGGCGTGCCGGTGATGTCCGGCGAGAGCCCGCTGGCCGGCTTCCTGACCCGCAGCGCGGTGCCGATCGCGATCGTGCTGGCGATCGTCGTGCTCATCCTGTCGCGGGGCCGGTTGCTGATCATCTCGGTGGCTTTGCCGCTGGTGGTCGCGGCGATCGCGGGGATGCGCCGCCGCCGATCCTGA
- a CDS encoding GNAT family N-acetyltransferase, producing MEPVEINAGTYYLRQLRADRHIDDRPLLMEAFADPTHRKYVLNYRLRTLDEATEYVALRAAQWAGDERCSWAIAEPTSGRLLGEVGLRELNLDASYAEATIWVHPAERGKGIATTALNAALRFGFGGLGLTEVSYRYEESNAASAIVAERCGFTLVGPEAERAPTGERLIRWHRTS from the coding sequence GTGGAACCGGTGGAGATCAACGCGGGCACGTACTACCTGCGCCAGCTGCGTGCCGACCGGCACATCGACGACCGCCCGCTGCTGATGGAGGCGTTCGCCGACCCGACGCACCGCAAGTACGTGCTGAACTACCGCTTGCGCACGTTGGACGAGGCCACGGAGTACGTGGCGTTGCGGGCGGCCCAGTGGGCGGGCGACGAGCGCTGTTCCTGGGCGATCGCGGAGCCGACGTCGGGCCGGCTCCTGGGCGAGGTAGGCCTGCGCGAGCTGAACCTGGACGCGTCGTACGCGGAGGCGACGATCTGGGTCCACCCGGCCGAGCGAGGCAAGGGCATCGCGACAACGGCGTTGAACGCGGCACTGCGCTTCGGCTTCGGCGGCCTGGGGCTGACCGAGGTGAGCTACCGCTACGAGGAGAGCAACGCGGCGTCGGCGATCGTGGCGGAGCGCTGCGGGTTCACGCTGGTCGGCCCGGAGGCGGAGCGGGCGCCGACGGGTGAGCGGCTGATCCGCTGGCACCGCACGTCCTGA
- a CDS encoding glycerol-3-phosphate dehydrogenase/oxidase → MLEASAVRGGCHVAQHAAETNPARLGPVKREETWQRLGKETFDLVVIGGGVVGAGTALDAATRGLRVALVEARDLASGTSSRSSKLFHGGLRYLEQLEFGLVREALRERELMLTTIAPHLVKPVSFLYPLTHRVWERPYTAAGLLMYDTMGGARSVPGQKHLTRAGALRMVPALKRSALIGGIRYYDAQSDDARHTMTVARTAAHYGAVVRTSTQVVGFLREADRVSGVRVRDVEDGRETEISAAAVINCTGVWTDELQRLSGGRGRFRVRASKGVHIVVARDRIVSESGMILRTEKSVLFVIPWRNHWIVGTTDTDWNLDLAHPAATKHDIDYILEHVNTVLATPLTHDDIEGVYAGLRPLLAGESEETSKLSREHAVARVAPGLVAIAGGKYTTYRVMAADAVDAAAVDLPGRSQPSITDKVPLLGADGYHALVNQADHLAAEHGLHPYRVRHLLDRYGSLVHEVLASAEGRPELLKPIEHAPDYLGVEVVYAASHEGALHLEDVLARRTRISIEYAHRGVDCAEQVATLVGEVLGWSPETVKHEIEVYRARVEAERKSQSQPSDEAADALRSAAPEARAGIVEPVS, encoded by the coding sequence ATGCTGGAAGCCTCGGCGGTACGAGGAGGATGTCACGTGGCGCAGCACGCAGCGGAGACGAACCCGGCTCGACTGGGCCCGGTCAAGCGGGAAGAGACGTGGCAGCGGCTCGGCAAGGAAACGTTCGACCTCGTCGTCATCGGCGGCGGCGTGGTCGGGGCGGGCACGGCGCTGGACGCCGCGACGCGCGGGCTGCGGGTCGCTCTCGTCGAGGCCCGCGACCTCGCCTCCGGGACGTCGAGCCGGTCGAGCAAGCTCTTCCACGGCGGCCTGCGGTACCTGGAGCAGCTCGAATTCGGCCTGGTGCGCGAGGCCCTGCGCGAGCGCGAGCTGATGCTGACGACCATCGCGCCCCACCTCGTGAAGCCGGTCAGCTTCCTCTACCCGCTGACGCACCGCGTGTGGGAGCGGCCGTACACCGCGGCGGGGCTGCTGATGTACGACACGATGGGCGGCGCCCGCAGCGTCCCGGGGCAGAAGCACCTGACCCGGGCCGGCGCGCTGCGGATGGTGCCGGCGCTCAAGCGCTCGGCGCTGATCGGCGGGATCCGCTACTACGACGCCCAGTCCGACGACGCCCGCCACACGATGACGGTGGCGCGGACGGCGGCGCACTACGGCGCGGTCGTGCGGACCTCGACCCAGGTCGTCGGGTTCCTGCGCGAAGCCGACCGGGTGTCCGGTGTGCGCGTGCGCGACGTCGAGGACGGGCGCGAAACGGAGATTTCGGCCGCCGCGGTGATCAACTGCACCGGCGTCTGGACCGACGAGCTGCAGCGCCTCTCGGGCGGCCGCGGGCGGTTCCGGGTGCGCGCGAGCAAGGGCGTGCACATCGTCGTCGCGCGTGACCGGATCGTCTCGGAGTCGGGGATGATCCTGCGCACGGAGAAGTCGGTGCTGTTCGTGATCCCGTGGCGCAACCACTGGATCGTCGGCACGACGGACACCGACTGGAACCTCGACCTCGCCCACCCGGCGGCGACGAAGCACGACATCGACTACATCCTCGAGCACGTCAACACGGTCTTGGCGACGCCGTTGACGCACGACGACATCGAAGGCGTGTACGCCGGCCTTCGCCCGCTGCTGGCGGGGGAGAGCGAAGAGACGTCGAAGCTGTCCCGCGAGCACGCGGTGGCGCGGGTGGCCCCGGGCCTGGTGGCGATCGCGGGCGGCAAGTACACGACGTACCGGGTGATGGCGGCGGACGCCGTCGACGCGGCGGCGGTGGACCTGCCGGGCCGCTCGCAGCCGTCGATCACGGACAAGGTCCCCCTGCTGGGCGCGGACGGCTACCACGCGCTGGTCAACCAGGCCGACCACCTGGCGGCGGAGCACGGCCTGCACCCCTACCGGGTGCGGCACCTGCTCGACCGCTACGGCTCGCTGGTCCACGAGGTCCTGGCCTCGGCGGAGGGCCGCCCGGAGCTGCTGAAGCCGATCGAGCACGCGCCGGACTACCTGGGCGTCGAGGTGGTGTACGCGGCTTCGCACGAAGGGGCGCTGCACCTGGAGGACGTCCTGGCCCGCCGCACGCGCATCTCGATCGAGTACGCCCACCGGGGCGTGGACTGCGCCGAGCAGGTGGCGACGTTGGTGGGCGAGGTCCTCGGCTGGTCACCCGAAACCGTGAAGCACGAGATCGAGGTCTACCGGGCCCGGGTGGAGGCGGAACGCAAGTCCCAGTCCCAGCCGAGCGACGAGGCGGCCGACGCACTGAGGTCGGCGGCCCCGGAGGCGCGGGCGGGCATCGTGGAGCCGGTGAGCTGA
- a CDS encoding MIP/aquaporin family protein, with amino-acid sequence MSAGAIIVWELLGTATLILLGNGVVANHVLRKNNGHNAGFLFINLGWAFAVFTGASIAAPSGAHLNPAVTLGLAIAGDKGVSWADVPFYFIGQMAGAILGAVLCWATYKLQFDDHPEPENTLGIFSTGPQIQNTAWNLVTEIIGTFVLVAWILLSPVYATGDGGTPNFGNSALGYAGVSFVVLVIGASLGGPTGYAINPARDLGPRIAYAFLLPIRNKANANWGYSWIPVVGPLVGGAIAALVYLLVHNLT; translated from the coding sequence GTGAGTGCTGGGGCAATAATCGTCTGGGAACTACTGGGAACGGCGACACTGATCCTGCTCGGCAACGGCGTGGTGGCCAACCACGTACTGCGCAAGAACAACGGTCACAACGCGGGCTTCCTGTTCATCAACCTCGGCTGGGCCTTCGCCGTGTTCACCGGCGCCAGCATCGCCGCGCCCAGTGGCGCGCACCTCAACCCGGCGGTGACCCTCGGGCTCGCGATCGCTGGCGACAAAGGAGTGAGCTGGGCCGACGTCCCGTTCTACTTCATCGGGCAGATGGCAGGCGCCATCCTCGGCGCGGTGCTCTGCTGGGCGACCTACAAGCTCCAGTTCGACGACCACCCCGAGCCCGAGAACACCCTGGGCATCTTCTCCACCGGACCGCAGATCCAGAACACCGCGTGGAACCTCGTCACCGAGATCATCGGCACGTTCGTCCTGGTTGCCTGGATTCTCCTGAGCCCGGTCTACGCCACCGGCGACGGCGGGACGCCGAACTTCGGCAACTCCGCGCTGGGCTACGCGGGCGTGTCGTTCGTGGTGCTCGTGATCGGTGCCTCGCTCGGTGGCCCGACGGGCTACGCCATCAACCCGGCCCGCGACCTCGGCCCGCGCATCGCCTACGCGTTCCTGCTGCCCATCCGCAACAAGGCGAACGCCAACTGGGGCTACTCGTGGATCCCGGTCGTCGGCCCGCTGGTCGGCGGTGCGATCGCCGCGCTGGTCTACCTCCTCGTCCACAACCTGACCTGA
- the glpK gene encoding glycerol kinase GlpK, translated as MTSYVAAIDQGTTSTRCMIFNHEGRVVSVDQREHEQIFPRAGWVEHNAEEIWENTRRVAAGALAKADLTAKDIVAVGITNQRETALVWDKTTGKPVYNAIVWQDTRTDKIVTELGNLGGGQERYRDKVGLPLATYFSGPKVKWILDNVEGAREKAEAGDLIFGNMDTWVLWNMTGGADGGVHVTDPTNASRTMLMDLDTLQWDAEIAGEMGIPLSMLPEIRSSSEEYGKVREKGALAGVPIAGILGDQQAATFGQACLSPGEAKNTYGTGNFMLLNTGTEKVMSQNGLLTTVCYKIGSNDTVYALEGSVAVTGSLVQWLRDNLGLITTAAEIEEHARSVEDNGGAYFVPAFSGLFAPYWRSDARGAIVGLTRFVNKGHLARAVLEATAFQSREVIDAMNADSGVPLKSLKVDGGMVVNELLMQFQADILGVPVIRPVVNETTALGAAYAAGLAVGFWKSEDDIRTNWAQDKQWDPSMDDSRREREYRNWKKAVTKTFDWISEED; from the coding sequence ATGACTTCGTACGTAGCCGCGATCGACCAGGGCACCACCTCGACCCGGTGCATGATCTTCAACCACGAAGGCCGCGTGGTCTCCGTCGACCAGCGCGAGCACGAGCAGATCTTCCCCCGCGCCGGCTGGGTGGAGCACAACGCGGAAGAGATCTGGGAGAACACGCGCCGGGTCGCCGCCGGCGCGCTGGCCAAGGCCGACCTGACCGCCAAGGACATCGTCGCCGTCGGCATCACCAACCAGCGCGAGACCGCGCTCGTCTGGGACAAGACGACCGGCAAGCCGGTGTACAACGCGATCGTCTGGCAGGACACCCGCACCGACAAGATCGTCACCGAGCTCGGCAACCTCGGCGGCGGCCAGGAGCGCTACCGCGACAAGGTCGGCCTCCCGCTCGCGACCTACTTCTCCGGGCCCAAGGTCAAGTGGATCCTGGACAACGTCGAGGGCGCGCGCGAGAAGGCCGAGGCCGGTGACCTGATCTTCGGCAACATGGACACCTGGGTGCTGTGGAACATGACGGGCGGGGCCGACGGCGGCGTGCACGTCACCGACCCGACCAACGCCTCCCGCACCATGCTGATGGACCTCGACACCCTGCAGTGGGACGCCGAGATCGCCGGCGAGATGGGCATCCCCCTTTCGATGCTGCCGGAGATCCGCTCCTCGTCCGAGGAGTACGGCAAGGTCCGCGAGAAGGGCGCGCTGGCCGGCGTCCCGATCGCGGGCATCCTGGGCGACCAGCAGGCCGCGACGTTCGGCCAGGCCTGCCTCTCGCCCGGCGAAGCCAAGAACACCTACGGCACCGGCAACTTCATGCTGCTCAACACCGGCACCGAGAAGGTGATGTCGCAGAACGGGCTGCTCACCACGGTCTGCTACAAGATCGGCTCGAACGACACGGTCTACGCGCTGGAAGGCTCCGTCGCCGTCACCGGTTCGCTGGTGCAGTGGCTGCGCGACAACCTCGGCCTGATCACGACCGCGGCCGAGATCGAGGAGCACGCACGCAGCGTCGAGGACAACGGCGGCGCGTACTTCGTCCCGGCGTTCTCGGGTCTGTTCGCTCCTTACTGGCGCTCCGACGCTCGCGGCGCGATCGTCGGGCTCACCCGGTTCGTCAACAAGGGCCACCTCGCCCGCGCGGTGCTGGAGGCGACCGCCTTCCAGTCACGCGAGGTCATCGACGCGATGAACGCCGACTCCGGAGTCCCGCTGAAGTCGCTCAAGGTCGACGGCGGCATGGTCGTCAACGAGCTGCTCATGCAGTTCCAGGCCGACATCCTCGGCGTGCCGGTGATCCGCCCGGTGGTCAACGAGACCACCGCGCTGGGTGCCGCCTACGCCGCCGGCCTCGCCGTCGGGTTCTGGAAGTCCGAGGACGACATCCGCACCAACTGGGCCCAGGACAAGCAGTGGGACCCGTCGATGGACGACTCCCGCCGCGAGCGCGAGTACCGCAACTGGAAGAAGGCCGTCACCAAGACCTTCGACTGGATCTCCGAAGAGGACTGA